A genomic stretch from Helianthus annuus cultivar XRQ/B chromosome 1, HanXRQr2.0-SUNRISE, whole genome shotgun sequence includes:
- the LOC110928564 gene encoding uncharacterized protein LOC110928564 encodes MEYKHFSHEHNLSMYQVQPGQQLRCSGCDKFCDKTIYACWQCNFFLHEHCGNATRYIKHPSHSSHYLILSPYPTYPSNCFLCNACGTNGSRFSYCCALCEVDLHVNCAFLPPKVAHKAHPHELVLNHTSETGVQNQVCKMCRKPLDSKHWSYECLVCANYGVHTLCATNEIKMGLYQMDDGSDIEPSDQGAPTTQPAASTGQQGSSDGQAQVKLTPMDYQILLHMGLDNGSSYV; translated from the exons ATGGAGTACAAGCATTTCAGCCATGAACACAACTTGTCCATGTACCAAGTGCAGCCGGGGCAACAACTGCGTTGCTCTGGATGTGACAAATTCTGTGATAAAACCATCTACGCGTGTTGGCAGTGCAACTTCTTTCTTCACGAGCATTGCGGGAACGCCACTCGATATATAAAACACCCTTCTCATTCATCTCATTATCTCATTCTTAGCCCGTACCCGACTTACCCGTCAAACTGTTTTTTGTGCAACGCATGTGGTACCAACGGGTCGAGGTTTTCATATTGTTGTGCTTTGTGTGAAGTTGATTTACATGTCAATTGTGCTTTCCTACCCCCAAAG GTAGCTCATAAAGCTCATCCACACGAGCTCGTCCTTAACCATACCAGTGAAACCGGGGTTCAGAACCAAGTTTGCAAAATGTGTAGAAAGCCGTTGGATTCAAAGCATTGGTCTTACGAGTGTCTTGTGTGCGCAAACTATGGAGTTCACACGTTATGTGCAACAAACGAGATAAAAATGGGTTTGTACCAAATGGATGACGGATCAGATATTGAACCTAGTGATCAGGGTGCACCAACGACTCAACCGGCTGCATCAACAGGTCAGCAGGGTTCAAGTGATGGTCAGGCTCAGGTGAAACTAACACCAATGGACTATCAAATACTTCTTCATATGGGACTCGATAATGGTTCTTCTTATGTATAA